tagcgatgcactgtatctcatggGCCTGGTCCAATACAGAACGGCTATCAACCattttgtaatcgtggaactgctccatAGCATACAGCTCGCTCCCAACATCGGTTGCGCCGAACTtagcttcgagcgcatcccacGAGTTGTTGGCAACACACATATGGAGATACGTGTCCACAAGCTTGTCACCGACCACAATAAGAACGGCTCCCACAAAGATGGTGGTTGCCTCCTCCTGTTCAGGAGCAACTGTTACCATGGGAGACACACCAtcaacccagaacacgttcattgtTGTGAACCACAAGGTGGTCCtggtctgccaacgcttaaaatgtgTCCCAGTAAACTTTTTCGGTTCTAGAGTAGCGATGAAGCCATGAGTCGAAAAATGCataaaataaggtttttggattgttggaaatgtTAGCACTTTCCCGactaatctaatccacgagtaaataATTAGCATGGCAAATAtggtatgcatctcataccgatacCTAAACATGTGAGCACGTATAGTACATAGAAACGAAACATCTATGAACAACGTATATACATCCAGCACATGAACGAGCGGATAGGGGATTAACTGAGTCATACCCTTCGgctggccaggccaacgcggcggcggtaGTAGCAGCCTCGGCATCAGCCAAGGCCTTCTTCTTGCCGACTTCGTTGTCGGACATGGagtcgatgtagaggaagtagtggaagcagaggcggacgaagactgggacggatcgggagcagtcgtgTCGTGATGCTCCCCAAAAACCgtattgccgttctcccgggcaaGATCTCGAACGGCAGGGTTccagaggcacctgctctcccgaccaaccgtgcacgcggtcatcgggatgggatcgccggaagcGAGGGTTCACTCCACTAGCCAGGGCGTTCTTATATAGCCCGTCGGATAGCGAACAGACCACGGTCCAACGTCTCGGACAGTGGCACTTCCGtaagcgactcgttaattaatctGATATTAGTTAACCATTCCTGATCGACAATAAGCTTCgtctcggctcattcccgcaacccgcagcACGTGTGCGTCGTGGCGAGGCggacgggcggcggaggaggagcgtgcgtgtaCAGCTtctattcccaagctcccaatagcaagtggtagagcagtctttataaagaggtctcactcttcCTACTGTAGCAGTATGGTACTAAACTTTCCACGCTTCCCACCACTTACGGTACACATACATGGCCTTAGAGATTAATCAAGGATTATTGTTTTATATAGGCCTAAGCCAAACGATAATCCATCATAAGGTTGGTGTCGGAAAATGATTTTAGGGCAGGAGCGAGAAGGTTTTTTGGGCATCAGAAAATTCAGATGATGTAAAACCGGTGCAAACTTTTAAACATGAGAGTACCGCCATCGAAAAAGCACCCAGCCTTTTTTTgcggaaagaaaaaaaaaagcacCCAGCCTAGTGTAGTATTACTATTACTATACCCTAAAAAAATAGCACGCTATAATACCGTTAATAGCACGCAATAATATATTAAGAACTGTCTCGTTAAATAAATTAATGTACAATgcctcgctaatagcacgctatagtgCGCTAATAGCATATTTTCAGGGCCACGCTATTTTTTGTACTAGTGCGCTATTTTTTTCATTGCTACTATAACATCCGCATTTGACCATTAGAGCTCGAATTTAATAAAGTTGGTGTATCACGCGGCCAACCGCGCCAGGGCCTCGCCGGCATGCTCCCCGGTGGACTGCCGGAGCCGGCGGTAGTCGTCGTAGCCGAATGTCCTGAAGAGGCGGTGGCTGCCGGCGCCGACAAAGGCGTCCGGCGCGCGGACCACGTCGTCTTTGGGCGCCAGCAAGAAGAGCGCGATGGAGACGCGCGGCACGGCCGCCACGCACTGCACGCGGTGCCTCACGTTGTGCAGCGCCCCGTTGCTCCACGCCTACGCTACACAGACAGACACACAAGAGACGAAGTCAAACGTGGGAGACGTAGGGAGGCCAGAAGATGGAGGCATCGCACTGTACTGTACCGTGGCGACGTCGCCGAGGTTGACGAGGAAGGTGCCTGGGACCGGGTCCACGGGCGCGAACTCGCCGGTGTCCGGGTCCGCCACCTCGAGGCCGCCGACGCGGTCGTCCTCGTGGAGCACCGTGAGGAAGCCGGAGTCCGTGTGGACCTGCACGCCGGTCTCCCCCACGGTGTCCGGCGTGTACTTGTACCTGTTGATGCGAAACTGGCACGGCCAGTCCTGGAACATGCGGTGCGACTCGGACTCCTCCAGGCCGAGGCTCGCGGCCAGCTTCGCCGCCACGTCCACGATTAGCTCGTGCGTCTTCTCCGCGTATCTCCTGATGGTCTCCCTGCACAAGAAGAACCTCCGGGCTCGGGGCAGATGACACAGGAAAGAAGCGGCAAGAAAGTCACCTGAACACGTACACGTACCTGATGTGCGGTGGCGCGTGGAGAGAGGCGCAGAAGGCGTCGACGTCGGCGCGGGAGGCGGCGTCGTAGAGGCCGAACGCCTCGTAGAGCGGGTTCGTGGCGGTTGGCGCGACGTAGCCGCTGCCGGAGATGACGTCGGCGTTGCAGCGCTTGGCGTCGTCGGGCAGGTCGAAGAGGGCGCGCAGATGGATGAATCTTCACAATAACACGGGGAGAGGATGTCCGCACCCACGCCCACGCTCCTGCGGCGCGCTACTCcggcggccacagccaccgccgccgctgctgccccgcTCTAGATCAGCCCGCAGGCCAGCCCCCCGTCGTCCCCGCTCCTCCCGCCGGGCTTTCCGTGGCCTCTCGTGCGGCGAGGCACTCCTGCCGACCCGTGTCCGCCGCTGCTGGCACCGTGCTTATCAGATCTGGGTTCGCCGCCACGGCGACCCGCTTCCTCTGATCCCTCCTACGTCGCTGACTTCCAGCTGGCGACCTCCGATGCGGAGGGAGGCGAGGTTCTGCAGCGCTCGGTTTGCTTTGCCTTGAATGCTGTCGTGCTGGATTCAACTCCTCCCCTCCCCATTCAAGGCGCGCACAGGCCATGCCTCAAGACTGCTCCTGCAGGCGCCTTCAAGAGCTGCCGGCGACTGACGCGGACGTCGCGTCGCTCGAGTCCCGAGCCTGCCGCGTCTCCCGGCGTCTACTCCGAGGATGGTTGGCAACTCGTCAAGGCGCCGTACTGGTGGCGTGCGCTGCCCAGCTACCGGCATTCAAAGCAGAGGAGGGTCTCTGCTTCTTATTCCCCTTCAACGGGAAGAAGTTTCGTCCACCACTGCTTCCGCACCTGCCATCGATGCCTCGAGGTCGGCCACTGCAAAATCGACTGCCGAAATCCTTTTAGGTGCCGGACGTGCAAGCAGTGTGGCCACCGCGCCCGTGACTGCAACGCCTCGCCCGTCCCCTCGCCCTCGCTCTCACCAGCTGCGTCGACCGCATCGCCGAGGTCTCCACCGACCTGTGCCGCTCCGCCTCGGTCGCCAGAGTCTTCACCGACCCAAGCCTCGCCGCCCACCGCGATGCCGCTCGTTGGAGACCCATCGTTGCGCCCTGAGGAGGGGCATGTGGTCATCACCTCCACCCAGGCCATGGAAGACAGCGCCGTCAACCTCTCCACCCTGGGTGCGCTGGTGTGGCTTGGAGGGAGTCGACCACGCATCAACGCCGAGGAGGTCAGGAACGCCATCGCCACCAAATTCGTCATCAACCGCAACTTCATCAAGGTGGTGCCGCACTATCCAGAGGATTTCTTCGTCCTCTTCTCCCACCAGCACCACCGCGACCTAGTCACCGCCTCGCCGGGCCGCTTCAACCACGGCGGGCTGGACTTCCACACCGCCAAATGGAGGCCGGAGGCACACGCTGATCTGGTGGAGGCGTACTACCATGTTCACCTGTGCATTGAAAATCTGCCGCTCAACGCATGGTGCGACGAGGTGGCAACCCAAGTGCTCGGCCCCGACACTTTCCTGCACTACTTCGACATCGCCACAGTCAAGAGAGATGACGCCTCCTCCCTCGACCTCTGGGCATGGTCTGCCAACCCCTCCGCCATCCCCAAGGTTCTCCGGCTGACGATCACTAACAACCAGCCGGCGGGCTACAGCAACGGCCCAAGCGCTGCCGTTGGCCGGCGTGGGCTCAAGCGGCGCGTCCTGGTTCACCTCAACCTGGTTGAGGATTTCACCCCCGACGCCAATGGCAACATCCCCCGCCGGCCTCGTTCCTCGCATCCGTTCACCTTTCGCTATGGGGTCATCGATGGTGAATCCAGGATGCGGGACAGAATGGAGGTAGCTGGGAGACGTCACGACAGCCACGACCGCGACCACGACAGGGATCGCGACCACGACCGCGACAGAAGAGACGACGACCGTGCCCGTGGCCGCCGTGGGCGCGAGGAGCGCCCTTCCTCCTGGCGAGAGCGCTTCTTCCGGAGCAGGTCTCGCGCCCCTGAGCGTCGCCATGACGATGGGCGCCGAGACAGCAGAGAGGACCGCCGGGACGACCGTAGCTGTCAAGGGCGACGTCGCCGTCACGAGGCCCCTGACGCGCGCTCCATCGACAACAAGCTGGTCCAGCGCCTCCCGGACGGCGCCGTCATCCCAGCCTCTGGTAGACGCGGCCGTCGCCGCCCTGCGGACTGCCCGACACGCCCTGGGCGCTCTGGGGGGAGGCTGCTAGCCCGGTCAACGAAGACACCCGTGGCCGCTCGCCCCCTTCCTCGCCACGCTCGACCTCCTGTGATGTGATTCAGCTCACCTCCGTGCCAGGCCAGGTCTCTTGGCTGCGGTGGATCGCTCCCTGTCTCGGCACCAAGCAACGACAGGCAGCTGTGTGCCCTGCTCTGGCGACGCCAACACCTCCTCGTACCACGACCCTGGACATCATCGAGATCATCCCGTCCTCTCCTGCAGTGCAAGACAGTGGAGCTGCTGCTCCATCTCCTTCCTCCGAAGCTGAGGCTGAGCCGGTCACCCCGATCTTTGTCCCGGCTGTCAGCCCGGTTGCTGGCAATGCGGGGACACCGCCGTGCTCTCCCCTGTTTGTCGCCTGCCAGCCACCCCTGCTCGCTGCACCAAGCTCGCCCTCCCCAAGGCCAAGACCACCGACAAGGAGAAGGAAGACGCTGGCTGGAGTCGTAGGCTTCAACCTTGCTCGCTCCAGCCCTCGTCTCCAAGCCAAGGGGAGAAAGATGCCGATTGCGAAGATGGCGGAGAAGCTGCTATGCCAGCGCATGGGCATCGTGGATGAAGGCCAACAAGCCACAGAGGAAGCCATTGACAAATTTGTGGCCATGTTCCAAGGGCAGCTCCCTGACATCACAGTGGCAGCTCTCCGGGCGTTGTTCAACCTCGACTGTGACTTGGCGCAAGCCGTCGAGGATGCCCTGGTGGCTCATGGTGGTGAGGCGGGTCCGGAGCTGCAGGCGGTGATGGGGGACGCGTTCGGCTCGGCGGAGTGACTGGAGCGTTTGCAGCCCCTGTAGAAGAAGTGCTCTAGTTTCCATGATAGTGTCAACCCCTCTTCTTATGTGTGTGTACGCCTGTTTGCAATCGTCGACGTCGGCGTCTGCTATCTGCTGCCTTGGCGAGGCTTTTGTGTCGATTAGTTTGTCTCGTTTCAGTATGTGTGAGCTGAATGTTGAGTGCCAGGCTGATGTTTGCTTTGTTGTGGCCAACTGCTACTTCACTTCTGATGTATCCCAAGTTTCCCATGATAAATCAAAATCTTAGTATTCTAAGCTGGAATGTCCGAGGCCTAAATTGTCCTGGCCGTCGATCAACAATCCGAGAAACAATCCTCGCTACTCCATGTCATTTGGTCTGTCTGCAGGAGACCAAGGTAGAGCTTGTCGACCCTTTCATCGCTTCATACCTGGGAGGTCAAAGATTAAAGAATTTTGCCCAGCGCCCTGCTAATGGTACACGGGGTGGCATCTTGCTTCTTTGGGATAACGATGTTGTGGACGTCAAGGATGTTTCCATCGGAGTCTTCTTCCTCTCCTGCAACGTCACGATCAAAGAATCCAATACAATCTTTAAGCTAACAACGGTCTATGGACCAACAAGAAGCAACCTGAAGGATGCTTTCTTCCAGGAGTTGGTCGGCGAAAAACCTCCCCATGACTCAAAGTGGCTTGTCTCTGGTGACTTTAATCAGATATACCGTGCCAGAGACAAGAATAGAGCAAACGTCGACCGGAGTAGACTTGTCCGCTTCCGCAATGCACTGAACACTTGTGAGCTCAAAGAGATTCATTTACAAAACAGAAAATACACTTGGAGTAATGAACGGAGTGACCCCACCTTAAGCAAGCTCGACTCCTTCTTCTgtaatgaagattgggacctcgatttTGGCACTCACCTTCTACACGCGCTCTCGTCTTCTTTGTCcgatcactgccccctcctcctcgCAAATGACAACGGCCCGAAGAGATCAAAGTCCTTCCGCTTTGAAAACTTTTGGATCAAAATGCCTGGGTTCAAGGAGGTTGTCCAGGAAGCTTGGAATAAGGATAGTAACCACACTGATCCTTACCACATCCTTTTTCACAAGCTAAAAGAAACTAGTCAAAAATTGAGGAGATGGAGCAAGACGATCTTTGCGCATTCTAAGGTGCAATTCCACATGGCTCTGGAAGTCATCCTTCGTCTGGATGTGGCTCAAGAACTCCGGCCCCTTAGCTCTGACGAGCGAGATTTACGGAAACGCCTCAAACGGAAGGTGGTGGCCCTGGCCATTATGGACCGTGCGCGGAAGCGACAAAGCTCGCGAATTATCAACCTCAAAGATGGAGACGCCAACACTCGTTTTTTCCACCTTCGGGTCAATCATAGAAGAAGGAAGAACTTCATCCACCGCCTCAAGCACAACGGTGGATGGGTTACTGCCCATGACCATAAGAAGTCCATCATTCAAGAGCACTTCGCGAAGGTCACAAAACGCGGTCAGCCGCGTCACACCGATTTCAACTGGGCCAACATCCCGGCCCCTGAGTGCGACCTCGCGGACCTTGGCGCGGCCTTCACGGAGGAGGAGGTGAAAAAGGCAATCTTTGATCTTCCCAGCGACAAAGCGCCTGGACCCGATGGCTTCTCAGGGGCCTTTTTCAAGGAATGTTGGGAAATCATAAAAGGTGATATCATGCTCAtggtcaaccacttctccaacctACGCTCTAAAAATTTGCACTGGCTCAACTCTGCAAACATTGCTCTCGTTCCAAAGAAGGATGGGGCGGAATCCATCTCTGACTTTCGCCccattagcctcatccatgctATCACGAAGATAATTGCCAAGATGATGGCTACCCGGATGACTCCACATATGCACGACCTTGTCTCAAATGCCCAGAGTGCTTTCATAAAAAAGAGAagcatccacgacaacttcatgtatgtCAGAAATTTGGCGAGAAAATTGCATCGAAAAAACAGCCCGACTCTCCTATTCAAGCTTGATATCAAGAAGGCATTTGACTCTGTGCGTTGGGACTTTCTCATGGATCTTCTCCAACATCTTCGCTTCCCGGTCAGATTTCGGGATTGGGTCGCTGCTTTGCTGTCCACGTCCACCTCGAGAGTGTTGATCAACGGGGTGCTGGGAGACCCTCTGAAGCATGGATGCGGCCTTCGGCAGGGTGACCCGCTGTCTCCCCTTCTTTTTGTCCTCGCCATTGATCCACTCCATCATCTCCTTAGCAAGGCCACTGCCCAAGGGCATCTTCATCCCCTGTATGGTACAACCCCAACCGTTCGAGCTTCGCTTTACGCTGATGATGCTGCCATCTTTGTCAAACCAATTAAGGAGGATATACAATTCTTGGCTGCCACTCTGGTTTCATTTGGAGAGGTGACCGGTCTTGTCACCAACTGTGCTAAAAGTCTTGTTGCCCCTATTCGATGTGATGGTGTAAATCTGGACGACATTCTCCATGCTTTTCCGGCAGTCCGTTCGTCATTTCCGATGCGTTATCTTGGCCTTCCTCTGTCTGTTAAGCGTCTCAAGAGACTCCATTTCCAGCATCTTGAAGATAAGATCGCGGGCAAGCTCCCTTCTTGGCAAGGGAGACATGTGGCTGCTGCAGGCCGAACGGTTCTTGTCAAGGCTGTTCTAACGGCCATCGCAATATATCATCTCACTCCTCTTGACATACCGGTGGAGGTCCTTCAGAAAATTGATAGCATCCGCCGTGCATATCTTTGGGCGGGCACGGACAAGGTTTCTGGAGGGAAATGCAAGGTAAACTGGGACCTCGCTTGCAAACCAAAGAACAAGGGCGGCTTGGGAGTGCTTAATCTGAATAAATTTGCTAGGGCCCTGAGACTTCGGTGGTTATGGTTTGAGTGGAAAGAtaagagcaagccatggattggcaTGGGACTGCCGTGCACGGATGACGACCGTCACTTCTTTGCGGCGGCCACTACAGTCACTGTTGGAAATGGAAGGACAGCGATGTTCTGGAACTCATCTTGGCTAGGAGGATTGTGTCCCTGTGACATAGCTCCCGGTCTCTACAACCTCTCTCGCAAGAAAAACTCCTCGGTTCAGCAAGCTATGGCCAGCAACCAATGGATTGCGAATATTGACAGCTCCAATGGCCTCTCCCTTGAACACATCCAACAGTTTGCTAACCTTTGGGACAAACTAGCAACAGTGGCCCTCGATGACGACGTTGAAGACTCAATTATTTGGAAGTTCACCAAAGATGGGATATATTCTGCATCCTCGGCTTACAAGGCTCAATTTGAAGGCCTCACCACCTCGGACCTTGTCCATTCGGTGTGGACGGTGTGGGCGCCCCCTCGGTGCAAGTTTTTTGCTTGGCTCGTTCTTCAAGATAGGATTTGGACTTCGGACCGCTTGAGCCGCCGTGGTTGGCCTAATTGCGGTCTATGCCCTCTTTGCAAGCAAACCCAAGAAACCGCGGCTCATCTGCTTTTCCAGTGCCGCTACACCATGCGCATTTGGAATGACGTCCTCCCATGGCTCGGCATGCATCACATCACCACGTCTACCTGGATGACAAGGGCTTCGGTCAGAGAATGGTGGAACGCTAACCTGCAGATCCGTCTCAGCTCGCCCAAGGCGCTCGCCTCCCTCATGATGCTCATCTCTTGGGAGGTTTGGTTGGAGCGCAATGCTAGAGTCTTCCGCAACTCAGCGGCCCCTTCCATGACCATCATCAGCAAAATCAAGCAGGAGGTATCGCTTTGGGCTTTGGCTGGAGCGAAGCATTTGGGTGGtgtaatgccgcgagagtagtCCTTTTTTCACCGCTTTGCGGTTTCTGTCTAAAACTTTCTCCcttaatcaatgaaatggcaagtcttttgcctcgtttcaaaaaaaaaaagagggCGCGCACGGCGGCCTTCATGTCGTCCTGGAGCGCGCGCGGCACGCCGTGGCCTGCCACCCGGAAGCAGCCCAGGCGCTGGGCCGCGTCCCGCAGCCGCGCagcctcctccggcgccgccgggGCGAGCAGCAGGTCGATCACCGGGATCCCCGCCATTCTCTCCTTGCTGCTGTTCTGCCTGATATCGTGGCGGTTTTATGCACGAGATTTGTGTCTGTACGGGATCGGGGTGGCGGGGAGTGGGACCGCCTGGTGACTTCCAGCTGGGACTTGTCGGGAGCAAAACAAGAAAGGGTGAGATGAACTTGGACACGCA
Above is a window of Triticum aestivum cultivar Chinese Spring chromosome 6B, IWGSC CS RefSeq v2.1, whole genome shotgun sequence DNA encoding:
- the LOC123134141 gene encoding 2-oxoglutarate-dependent dioxygenase DAO, which encodes MAGIPVIDLLLAPAAPEEAARLRDAAQRLGCFRVAGHGVPRALQDDMKAAVRALFDLPDDAKRCNADVISGSGYVAPTATNPLYEAFGLYDAASRADVDAFCASLHAPPHIRETIRRYAEKTHELIVDVAAKLAASLGLEESESHRMFQDWPCQFRINRYKYTPDTVGETGVQVHTDSGFLTVLHEDDRVGGLEVADPDTGEFAPVDPVPGTFLVNLGDVATAWSNGALHNVRHRVQCVAAVPRVSIALFLLAPKDDVVRAPDAFVGAGSHRLFRTFGYDDYRRLRQSTGEHAGEALARLAA